The proteins below are encoded in one region of Silene latifolia isolate original U9 population chromosome 2, ASM4854445v1, whole genome shotgun sequence:
- the LOC141636405 gene encoding uncharacterized protein LOC141636405 translates to MHNLFWRVVNATSEFTFKKALELVVQHGGRGAGRWFLDLGEKEMWTKHMFDPNLCAEDNTSNFVESFNSTLGIHRTNPVLSLLEGIRRLAMVRHATRQHIADTWYDDGICPNIHTRLQKLTKNSRGCQALFSGPGEYEVKEGRTYLPVSLNKRTCRCGLWQISGIPCRHAIRAIIDSNKEPSDYVSDWFSVRRYREAYGFNISPMPDTQQWPVFDVPFLEPPTLKRSIGRPSRNRRREQGEKRKGKRSITVKCKKCNCFGHNSKTCKGGYTAKERDEMQGNIRNRRSKKGLTEDSYTSLYPSLRELERDIVRTSQATLLGSQEEATTSTSTHAQLSLVKRRKTTK, encoded by the exons ATGCATAATTTATTTTGGAGAGTAGTTAATGCAACTTCTGAGTTTACTTTCAAAAAGGCTCTTGAATTGGTGGTACAACATGGAGGAAGGGGTGCTGGTAGGTGGTTTCTGGACTTAGGGGAGAAGGAGATGTGGACCAAACACATGTTTGATCCCAACCTATGTGCTGAGGATAATACATCAAACTTTGTTGAGAGTTTCAATAGCACTTTGGGAATACATAGAACAAATCCAGTCTTGAGTCTACTTGAGG GCATTAGAAGACTTGCTATGGTGAGACATGCCACAAGACAACACATAGCTGATACATGGTATGATGACGGAATCTGTCCAAACATACATACTAGGCTACAAAAACTAACCAAAAATTCAAGAGGGTGTCAAGCATTATTTTCTGGTCCTGGTGAGTATGAGGTTAAAGAGGGAAGGACTTATCTACCAGTATCTCTAAACAAGAGAACCTGTCGTTGTGGTTTATGGCAGATAAGTGGAATACCATGTAGACATGCCATTAGAGCTATAATAGATTCTAACAAAGAACCATCTGACTATGTTAGTGACTGGTTTTCAGTGAGAAGGTATAGAGAAGCATATGGTTTTAACATTAGCCCTATGCCTGATACACAACAATGGCCAGTGTTTGATGTTCCTTTTCTTGAGCCCCCTACACTAAAGAGATCCATAGGAAGGCCATCAAGAAACAGGAGAAGAGAGCAAGGGGAGAAAAGGAAGGGCAAAAGATCAATTACTGTGAAATGCAAGAAATGTAACTGTTTTGGTCACAACTCTAAAACTTGCAAGGGAGGTTATACAGCGAAGGAGAGGGATGAAATGCAAGGAAATATCCGCAACCGTAGATCCAAGAAGGGGCTGACAGAGGACTCATACACTTCATTGTATCCATCACTAAGAGAGTTAGAAAGAGATATAGTGAGAACTTCACAAGCAACTTTACTTGGCAGCCAGGAAGAGgcaacaacatcaacatcaaCTCATGCACAACTCAGTTTGGTAAAGAGGAGGAAGACTACCAAATGA
- the LOC141636359 gene encoding F-box/kelch-repeat protein At3g23880-like, producing MAAYRIPSDLMAEILICLPVKSLLRFKSVCKVWYTFINSSLFIQLHLNKSLVFNYRHNHTLFYTNYYSLCVVDDIYRPSKPIKVYWPKNIIRNNADVHVDDVGSCNGLVCLCVTRDALYYSYVSCFLICNPSTRTFKFKPNVPLLENQDLSCGFGYDDEHDDYKIVVTHPYLIENVRNNDVYIYSFKADLWKCATHTPAKGSTRSNFLKVDKRVVYANNMLHYIVYSRVNDYSNYSNNIIARFDLSSETWKDNDLSFPPVDRDWKYIELGVLDDCLYLCLEERNGLHNVWVMKGYRDDNYSWSIKYNIPGNFHNLALFAPLREGSLRLLFVYRDIDYRDGTTHRVLWYNPHDATTETFKLKLEQLSSSNSLLRLCITSSLVTIPGSSFDYIEQPSDSIQMTLS from the coding sequence ATGGCAGCTTATCGAATCCCATCAGATTTGATGGCCGAAATACTGATTTGTCTTCCGGTAAAATCACTACTACGTTTCAAAAGCGTATGCAAAGTTTGGTACACTTTCATCAATAGTTCCCTCTTTATTCAACTTCATCTTAACAAATCCCTCGTTTTCAATTATCGACATAATCATACCCTTTTCTATACCAACTACTATTCCCTTTGTGTTGTTGATGATATTTATCGCCCCTCGAAACCCATCAAAGTATATTGGCCTAAAAATATCATTAGAAACAATGCGGATGTACATGTTGATGATGTAGGGTCGTGCAATGGCTTGGTTTGCTTATGCGTTACTAGAGACGCCTTGTATTATTCGTATGTTTCGTGTTTCCTCATATGCAATCCTTCAACGCGTACTTTCAAATTCAAACCAAACGTGCCTTTGTTGGAAAATCAGGACTTATCATGTGGTTTTGGTTATGATGACGAACATGATGATTATAAGATAGTTGTCACACACCCATATTTGATAGAGAATGTAAGAAACAATGATGTGTATATTTATAGCTTCAAGGCTGATTTATGGAAGTGCGCTACTCATACTCCTGCCAAGGGTTCGACTCGGAGTAATTTTTTAAAAGTAGACAAGAGGGTAGTATATGCAAACAACATGCTACACTATATTGTTTATTCACGTGTGAATGACTACAGTAACTATTCAAATAATATAATAGCGCGTTTTGATCTGTCCTCAGAAACATGGAAGGATAATGACTTGAGTTTCCCCCCTGTAGACCGGGATTGGAAATATATTGAGCTTGGAGTATTGGATGATTGTTTATACCTATGTCTTGAAGAAAGGAATGGTCTCCATAATGTATGGGTGATGAAAGGATATAGAGATGACAATTATTCATGGAGCATCAAGTATAATATTCCTGGAAATTTTCACAATCTTGCTCTTTTTGCGCCTTTAAGGGAAGGATCTCTTCGTTTACTGTTTGTGTACAGAGATATTGATTACCGCGATGGCACAACCCATCGCGTCTTGTGGTATAATCCACATGATGCCACAACCGAAACATTCAAACTCAAACTAGAACAATTATCGTCATCCAACTCTTTACTCCGTCTTTGTATAACAAGTAGTCTCGTTACGATTCCAGGGAGTTCCTTCGATTATATAGAGCAACCATCGGATTCAATTCAGATGACATTGTCATGA